From a region of the Salarias fasciatus chromosome 6, fSalaFa1.1, whole genome shotgun sequence genome:
- the acox1 gene encoding peroxisomal acyl-coenzyme A oxidase 1 isoform X2, with protein sequence MNPDILKERHSATFDVDKLTYIVDGGAEKTKRRREIESMVFSDPDFDEVDPNFLSGSERYDQSVRKSALMVLKMREYGVADPDDIMYYKSIAKGNYQEAFGLHYAMFLPTLLSQCDAQQLQKWLPVSESFQVLGTYAQTEMGHGTHLRGLETTATYDPSTQEFVMNSPTVSSIKWWPGGLGKTSNHAIVLAQLHTRGNCHGLHAFIVPLRDMNTHQPLPGIVVGDIGPKFGFHEVDNGFLKLENVRIPRENMLMKYSKVEPDGTYLKPPSDKLTYGTMVFIRAYIVSESARALSKACTIAIRYSVVRHQSEIRPGKPEPQILEYQTQQYKLFPLLATAYAFTFVGQYMKNTYQRISGDISQGDFSELPELHALTAGLKAFTTWEANSAIEVCRMSCGGHGYSRSSALPDIYVNFTPACTYEGENTVMMLQTARYLVKSYRQAKDGQRLSGTVSYLNDIGTRRVQPQPVSARPVVVDINDLSSLVEIYKLRASILVELAAKSIQQELQRRKCQEEAWNNSSIDLVRASDAHCHYVVVKLFTDKLAEVGDTAIHSVLSTLALLYALHGITRNSGDFLQAGLLSVPQTQQIPSRIKELLSQLRPNAVALVDAFDISDKTLRSVLGRYDGNVYENMFEWARSSPLNATEVHESYYKYLKPLRSKL encoded by the exons ATGAATCCTGACATTTTAAAAGAGCGGCACAGCGCCACATTCGACGTCGACAAGCTCACCTATATTGTGGACGGGGGTGCAGAAAAGACCAAAAGAAGACGAGAAATAG AGTCCATGGTTTTCAGCGACCCGGACTTTGACGAAGTGGATCCAAACTTCCTGTCCGGCAGTGAACGCTATGACCAGTCTGTCAGGAAAAGTGCTCTTATGGTCCTGAAGATGAGAGAGTATGGCGTCGCCGACCCAGACGACATCATGTACTACAAGAG TATCGCTAAAGGCAACTACCAAGAGGCTTTCGGGCTTCATTATGCCATGTTCCTGCCCACCCTGCTGAGCCAGTGTGAcgctcagcagctccagaaaTGGCTGCCTGTGTCGGAGTCCTTCCAGGTCTTGGGCACGTACGCCCAGACTGAGATGGGTCACG GCACACACCTCAGAGGGCTGGAGACCACGGCCACGTACGACCCGTCCACGCAGGAGTTTGTGATGAACAGTCCCACTGTCAGCTCCATCAAGTGGTGGCCCGGAGGAC TTGGAAAGACCTCAAACCACGCTATAGTTTTGGCCCAGCTTCACACTCGTGGAAACTGTCATGGTCTGCACGCTTTCATCGTCCCCCTCAgagacatgaacacacaccagcCTCTGCCAG GTATTGTAGTCGGAGATATCGGCCCCAAGTTTGGCTTTCACGAAGTCGACAACGGCTTTCTGAAGTTGGAGAACGTGCGAATACCACGGGAAAACATGCTGATGAAATACTCCAAG GTGGAGCCAGATGGAACTTATTTGAAGCCACCAAGTGACAAACTCACCTACGGCACCATGGTGTTCATCCGCGCCTACATTGTGTCCGAGTCGGCCCGTGCGCTCTCCAAGGCCTGCACCATCGCCATCCGCTACAGCGTGGTCCGTCACCAGTCTGAGATCCGACCGGG TAAGCCGGAGCCTCAGATCCTGGAGTACCAGACGCAGCAGTATAAGCTGTTCCCTCTGCTGGCCACGGCCTACGCCTTCACTTTTGTTGGCCAGTACATGAAGAACACCTATCAGCGCATCAGTGGAGACATCAGCCAGGGCGACTTCAGTGAGCTCCCAGAG CTCCACGCTCTCACTGCGGGTTTGAAAGCCTTCACTACATGGGAGGCCAACTCTGCCATCGAGGTGTGCCGCATGTCTTGCGGCGGCCACGGTTACTCCCGAAGCAGCGCCCTGCCTGACATTTACGTGAACTTCACACCGGCCTGCACGTACGAGGGGGAAAACACCGTCATGATGCTGCAGACTGCCAG ATACCTGGTAAAGAGCTACAGACAGGCGAAGGACGGCCAGCGGCTGAGCGGCACTGTGTCGTACCTGAACGACATAGGAACCCGGAGGGTGCAGCCCCAGCCCGTCTCCGCCCGACCAGTCGTGGTCGACATCAATGACCTGAGCAGCCTGGTGGAGATCTACAAACTGCGAGCGTCCAT TCTGGTGGAGCTAGCTGCAAAGAGCatccagcaggagctgcagcgcaGGAAGTGCCAGGAGGAGGCCTGGAACAACAGCTCCATCGACCTGGTCAGAGCCTCGGAT GCTCACTGCCACTATGTTGTGGTGAAACTCTTCACTGACAAGCTGGCTGAGGTTGGAGACACAGCGATTCACTCAGTCTTGTCGACGCTGGCTCTGCTCTACGCTCTGCACGGCATCACCAGGAACTCTGGGGACTTCCTGCAG GCGGGCCTGCTGAGCGTGCCCCAGACGCAGCAGATCCCCAGTCGTATCAAGGAGCTGCTGTCCCAGCTGAGGCCCAACGCCGTGGCTCTGGTCGACGCCTTCGACATCAGCGACAAGACGCTGCGATCGGTCCTGGGACGATACGACGGCAACGTTTATGAGAACATGTTTGAGTGGGCTCGCAGCTCACCTCTGAACGCCACAGAG GTCCATGAATCCTACTACAAGTATTTGAAGCCTCTGCGATCCAAGCTGTGA
- the ten1 gene encoding CST complex subunit TEN1 — protein sequence MLPSAAVFRFPWELTSGGVQDGQSVRTFGRLVDYQPEESMATLSSQHASKEHRVVVHTMFVEPFNPILGAQYIVLGETENSEGVGVTVRARVLNCVDGVNIALLQKAIEEQRNFFREREHKKADAAQSVDAT from the exons ATGCTGCCCTCGGCTGCAGTTTTCCGGTTCCCCTGGGAGTTGACCTCTGGAGGTGTGCAGGACGGACAGTCCGTCAGGACCTTCGGCAG ACTTGTGGACTATCAGCCTGAGGAGTCGATGGCTACGCTGTCGAGTCAGCATGCTTCTAAAGAGCATCGTGTGGTTGTACACACAATGTTTGTGGAACCCTTTAACCCAATCCTTGGAGCCCAGTACATAGTCCTGGGTGAGACCGAGAACAGTGAGG GTGTTGGTGTGACAGTCCGTGCTCGTGTGCTGAACTGCGTTGATGGTGTAAACATCGCTCTGCTCCAGAAAGCAATCGAAGAGCAGAGGAACTTCTTCCGGGAGAGGGAGCACAAGAAGGCTGATGCTGCACAATCTGTAGATGCAACCTGA
- the acox1 gene encoding peroxisomal acyl-coenzyme A oxidase 1 isoform X1, which translates to MNPDILKERHSATFDVDKLTYIVDGGAEKTKRRREIESMVFSDPDFDEVDPNFLSGSERYDQSVRKSALMVLKMREYGVADPDDIMYYKRCVHRERPEPLDLHLGMFLPTLLNQSTPEQMDRFFMPAWNFEVVGTYAQTEMGHGTHLRGLETTATYDPSTQEFVMNSPTVSSIKWWPGGLGKTSNHAIVLAQLHTRGNCHGLHAFIVPLRDMNTHQPLPGIVVGDIGPKFGFHEVDNGFLKLENVRIPRENMLMKYSKVEPDGTYLKPPSDKLTYGTMVFIRAYIVSESARALSKACTIAIRYSVVRHQSEIRPGKPEPQILEYQTQQYKLFPLLATAYAFTFVGQYMKNTYQRISGDISQGDFSELPELHALTAGLKAFTTWEANSAIEVCRMSCGGHGYSRSSALPDIYVNFTPACTYEGENTVMMLQTARYLVKSYRQAKDGQRLSGTVSYLNDIGTRRVQPQPVSARPVVVDINDLSSLVEIYKLRASILVELAAKSIQQELQRRKCQEEAWNNSSIDLVRASDAHCHYVVVKLFTDKLAEVGDTAIHSVLSTLALLYALHGITRNSGDFLQAGLLSVPQTQQIPSRIKELLSQLRPNAVALVDAFDISDKTLRSVLGRYDGNVYENMFEWARSSPLNATEVHESYYKYLKPLRSKL; encoded by the exons ATGAATCCTGACATTTTAAAAGAGCGGCACAGCGCCACATTCGACGTCGACAAGCTCACCTATATTGTGGACGGGGGTGCAGAAAAGACCAAAAGAAGACGAGAAATAG AGTCCATGGTTTTCAGCGACCCGGACTTTGACGAAGTGGATCCAAACTTCCTGTCCGGCAGTGAACGCTATGACCAGTCTGTCAGGAAAAGTGCTCTTATGGTCCTGAAGATGAGAGAGTATGGCGTCGCCGACCCAGACGACATCATGTACTACAAGAG ATGTGTGCATCGTGAAAGGCCAGAGCCCCTGGATCTCCATCTGGGGATGTTCCTGCCCACACTCCTCAACCAGTCCACGCCAGAGCAAATGGACCGCTTCTTCATGCCCGCCTGGAACTTTGAGGTCGTCGGCACCTACGCTCAAACGGAGATGGGCCATG GCACACACCTCAGAGGGCTGGAGACCACGGCCACGTACGACCCGTCCACGCAGGAGTTTGTGATGAACAGTCCCACTGTCAGCTCCATCAAGTGGTGGCCCGGAGGAC TTGGAAAGACCTCAAACCACGCTATAGTTTTGGCCCAGCTTCACACTCGTGGAAACTGTCATGGTCTGCACGCTTTCATCGTCCCCCTCAgagacatgaacacacaccagcCTCTGCCAG GTATTGTAGTCGGAGATATCGGCCCCAAGTTTGGCTTTCACGAAGTCGACAACGGCTTTCTGAAGTTGGAGAACGTGCGAATACCACGGGAAAACATGCTGATGAAATACTCCAAG GTGGAGCCAGATGGAACTTATTTGAAGCCACCAAGTGACAAACTCACCTACGGCACCATGGTGTTCATCCGCGCCTACATTGTGTCCGAGTCGGCCCGTGCGCTCTCCAAGGCCTGCACCATCGCCATCCGCTACAGCGTGGTCCGTCACCAGTCTGAGATCCGACCGGG TAAGCCGGAGCCTCAGATCCTGGAGTACCAGACGCAGCAGTATAAGCTGTTCCCTCTGCTGGCCACGGCCTACGCCTTCACTTTTGTTGGCCAGTACATGAAGAACACCTATCAGCGCATCAGTGGAGACATCAGCCAGGGCGACTTCAGTGAGCTCCCAGAG CTCCACGCTCTCACTGCGGGTTTGAAAGCCTTCACTACATGGGAGGCCAACTCTGCCATCGAGGTGTGCCGCATGTCTTGCGGCGGCCACGGTTACTCCCGAAGCAGCGCCCTGCCTGACATTTACGTGAACTTCACACCGGCCTGCACGTACGAGGGGGAAAACACCGTCATGATGCTGCAGACTGCCAG ATACCTGGTAAAGAGCTACAGACAGGCGAAGGACGGCCAGCGGCTGAGCGGCACTGTGTCGTACCTGAACGACATAGGAACCCGGAGGGTGCAGCCCCAGCCCGTCTCCGCCCGACCAGTCGTGGTCGACATCAATGACCTGAGCAGCCTGGTGGAGATCTACAAACTGCGAGCGTCCAT TCTGGTGGAGCTAGCTGCAAAGAGCatccagcaggagctgcagcgcaGGAAGTGCCAGGAGGAGGCCTGGAACAACAGCTCCATCGACCTGGTCAGAGCCTCGGAT GCTCACTGCCACTATGTTGTGGTGAAACTCTTCACTGACAAGCTGGCTGAGGTTGGAGACACAGCGATTCACTCAGTCTTGTCGACGCTGGCTCTGCTCTACGCTCTGCACGGCATCACCAGGAACTCTGGGGACTTCCTGCAG GCGGGCCTGCTGAGCGTGCCCCAGACGCAGCAGATCCCCAGTCGTATCAAGGAGCTGCTGTCCCAGCTGAGGCCCAACGCCGTGGCTCTGGTCGACGCCTTCGACATCAGCGACAAGACGCTGCGATCGGTCCTGGGACGATACGACGGCAACGTTTATGAGAACATGTTTGAGTGGGCTCGCAGCTCACCTCTGAACGCCACAGAG GTCCATGAATCCTACTACAAGTATTTGAAGCCTCTGCGATCCAAGCTGTGA
- the evpla gene encoding envoplakin a, which produces MLRRKDKEAAKDGTLKVSGKMSKAQASSLAVLVGQMQKNADKVEQDILRAEELLAVDAENDKLERPFQHQTKVSEDLTEAEGLVKDLFLDIDRLKKLKHPQAKDIDNDVCRLHERWLKDCLFYREIYEQIDDVLLMPKIEWGPVFSEKQKNVNNDEFGPSIADLEKQIAAHNILHKELESYNPQLCVSSAGSKEKYNALKKEYNTLLENSKWRRHYLNSLYEYMQGSNKELGFLREEQDKIKKQDWSDRIVDPSDVRRQYENFKNNSLLAHESEVNKLQDEGDRLIELGHPASETIKNQREAVRGEWQKFLNLCICQETHLDNVEEYKKYQMDTEQLSETLSKLNNSIDPKAIAKKSNSETLLQLEGEERAVQNSEQLLSDLRRRSTTIPPLKLRRIPPSRSITVESLCDWEGDEGALTRGEKFSLRSNSGDNWDVVASNGTTKSFPGVCFQIPPPDPEAIDTVDLLGNELADVKKRRAALAASLKNHRTDTARTQQSAPASSAPPDPKALALAQQLDKLDSDLANAEEDMLGRMRTPLDRNNAASDLADRLRKQEQAAKALQALQQQSAATQADLQPLLSKDPSGISGLPLKLSAANNKYDSIAALADLYNKKANASLELENQIKKVDGIVSGFEDKLSEDGPIPDVPNAIQARADDIQYQKKAVAAAQDDMKKLSKDLENTEQLCSSLERGYQEYCPDINRQRKEVKDLQNRYTNVANQLKDRETILLEAANKDQEFQSMSKSLNSFLDKLPENQVNATDDLSQVASKQSAQERVMDDLKRKESDLDRVADLSQDLQGLLNEYEGNVDRYNSILEDGGATIAKKPRLITLADTVQKQEKDLLNRYAEATAENTQRQKQMGLANNLILQNEEKVQMVAQQQVQLENAQRSAVEVESLLREIDEAKERTIHTETTLRTFKNRLSSLENRRGVERIEEKEVLQYYRDPTLESDLLDLKNKLHEEVLRRSTIQTEVDVCNSKITLLEDNRKNTPPKLATREVTEFEKDPQLDIEAVKLRDEIGRMRDENRVRDGEQIQMKTEVTILQQKRPPIKERVVKKEVVKVEKDPEMLKAVRTFELEISDESNRSKTINDEIFQTRHEINAMERLIPNIPPKVVTKEVKQVQQDPEVINETRRIRTSLEEEQLENSSLSKVLVELQNRYREVQDWKPKVEVKEIVNEIYQIDPSTEVEIMRLRKDIQDCNKRRTDLEREVIQVTSEVNIVRSEKPKVEMKEVLQEVIKEERSPENEREIHRLNEQVNYLHTRYNSLLDQVRILKKDRDEWKTEKSKIETKLVQKEVIKYEADPLQEKEADRLRKEVREEAQLRRNTEEMVFDLQNRYIQMERQRPEEKVVVQEVLRLQKDPRQLMEHERLSRNLDEEVKTRRQLELEIQQLRSRVEDLQRTLRESQERQKRIQAESELREIRLRITQLENAPPPVEESIIVEEVLKVERDPKLERLTSGLRSDYDKETSNILRIERDIRNLMLKLDILRKEKSGEKTVYKEVVRVEKDQAVEAERDRLRDQVNQNKFARQDLEDEIRRMNDKINLLLNSKSSSTREETTLILNRDALQREKDKLTRELRTLETTRQDISLTFQQQSRLNSERSQMSRQKSLKMESDVQRLERDILDEKDKIHMRDSTIRELLMYLQKEENTETRTKETNVSTKITILDPETGRDMSPYDAYARGLIDRQQYMQLQELECDWEEITSKGPDGETSVLQDRKSGKQYSIKNALRDGRLTDYDLQQYRKGKIPISEFALLVAGENKKQPVPNLITASSSKPVKSATTNSTPAASEKCPVAGIMDTNTDTCYTIRSAALRKLIDPTTAQRLLEAQAATGGIIDIQNSQKYPVNKATARGLIEESQLQRLLNAQKAFTGVEDPVTRERLSVGEAVQKGWMPKESASRYMEAQHLTGGLVNPSNGERISIMEAIGSKMIDSTMMRELQSESSYIKDIVDPISKERINYKQALDRCKKDPVSGLPMLPASSKEPGYNSTYNSSKYARF; this is translated from the exons ATGCTTCGGAGAAAAGACAAGGAGGCTGCCAAGGACGGCACGCTCAAGGTCTCGGGCAAGATGAGCAA agCCCAGGCCAGCAGCTTGGCCGTCCTGGTCGGCCAAATGCAAAAGAACGCCGACAAGGTGGAGCAAGACATCCTCCGAgccgaggagctgctggctgtg GATGCTGAAAATGACAAGCTGGAGCGTCCCTTCCAGCACCAGACCAAGGTCTCAGAGGATCTGACGGAGGCCGAGGGTCTGGTGAAGGACCTCTTCTTGGACATCGACAGACTCAAGAAGCTCAAACATCCACAAGCCAAAGACATCGACAACGA TGTCTGCCGGCTTCACGAGCGATGGCTGAAGGACTGTCTCTTCTACCGGGAAATCTACGAGCAGATCGACGACGTGTTGCTGATGCCCAAGATCGAGTGGGGGCCCGTTTTCAGCGAGAAGCAG aaaaatgtgaataatgACGAGTTCGGCCCGTCCATAGCAGACCTGGAGAAGCAGATCGCCGCTCACAACATCCTGCACAAAGAGCTGGAGTCCTACAACCCACAGCTCTGCGTCAGCTCGGCCGGCAGCAAG GAAAAATATAATGCTCTGAAGAAAGAATACAACACATTGTTG GAAAACTCCAAGTGGCGTCGCCACTATCTGAACAGCCTGTACGAGTACATGCAGGGCAGCAACAAAGAGCTGGGCTTCTTGAGAGAGGAACAAGACAAGATCAAGAAGCAGGACTGGAGTGACCGCATAGTCGACCCATCTGACGTCCGCAGGCAGTACGAG AATTTCAAGAACAACAGTCTGCTGGCTCACGAGAGCGAGGTGAACAAACTCCAGGATGAAGGAGACAGACTCATCGAGCTGGGTCACCCTGCCAGCGAGACCATAAAG AACCAAAGAGAAGCGGTGCGAGGCGAGTGGCAGAAATTCCTCAATCTATGCATCTGCCAAGAGACTCACCTGGACAATGTGGAGGAATACAAAAAG TATCAAATGGACACAGAGCAGCTGTCTGAGACACTGAGCAAACTCAACAACAGCATCGACCCCAAGGCCATCGCCAAGAAGAGCAACTCcgagacgctgctgcagctcgaG GGTGAGGAAAGGGCCGTGCAGAACAGCGAGCAGCTGCTGTCCGACCTGAGGAGACGCAGCACCACCATCCCTCCTCTGAAACTGCGACGCATCCCTCCAAGCAGATCCATCACGGTGGAGTCCCTGTGCGACTGGGAGGGAGACGAG GGTGCTCTGACAAGAGGTGAAAAATTCAGCCTGAGATCAAATTCAGGCGACAACTGGGACGTCGTCGCCTCCAACGGGACAACCAAAAGCTTCCCAGGAGTTTGCTTCCAGATCCCTCCACCTGACCCAGAGGCCATCGACACTGTGGACCT TTTGGGCAATGAGCTGGCAGACGTCAAGAAGAGACGAGCTGCTCTTGCAGCATCACTGAAAAATCACAGAACGGACACGGCTAGGACCCAACAGTCAG CCCCGGCGTCCTCTGCCCCACCGGACCCCAAAGCCTTAGCTCTCGCTCAGCAGCTGGACAAGCTGGACAGTGACTTGGCCAATGCTGAGGAAGACATGCTGGGCCGCATGCGAACCCCGCTGGACCGCAACAACGCTGCCTCAGACTTGGCCGACAGgctgaggaagcaggag CAAGCTGCCAAAGCTCTgcaggctctgcagcagcagtcggCAGCCACCCAGGCCGACCTGCAGCCACTGCTGTCCAAAGATCCCAGCGGTATTTCGGGTCTGCCGCTCAAACTCAGCGCTGCCAACAACAAGTACGACAGCATCGCTGCCCTGGCTGACCTCTACAATAAAAA AGCAAATGCGTCTCTCGAGCTGGAGaatcagattaaaaaggtgGATGGGATTGTTTCTGGGTTCGAGGACAAGCTGAGTGAAGATGGACCAATTCCAGATGTCCCAAATGCTATTCAAGCACGAGCCGATGACATTCAG TACCAGAAAAAGGCTGTGGCAGCGGCTCAGGACGACATGAAGAAGCTGAGTAAGgatctggaaaacacagagcagctgtgcAGCTCTCTGGAGCGTGGCTACCAGGAGTACTGTCCGGACATCAATCGCCAGAGGAAAGAGGTCAAGGATCTACAGAACCGCTACACAAATGTTGCGAACCAGTTGAAAGACAG agAGACCATCTTACTGGAGGCAGCAAACAAGGATCAGGAGTTCCAGAGCATGAGCAAATCCCTCAACTCATTCCTGGACAAACTGCCAGAAAACCAAGTAAATGCCACTGACGATTTATCCCAAGTCGCATCCAAGCAGAGCGCCCAAGAG AGGGTGATGGATGACCTGAAGAGGAAGGAAAGTGACTTGGACAGAGTAGCCGATCTCTCTCAAGACCTGCAGGGTCTGCTCAAT GAGTACGAGGGCAACGTTGACAGATACAACAGTATACTCGAAGATGGTGGTGCCACCATTGCGAAGAAGCCTCGCTTGATCACACTTGCCGACACGGTTCAgaaacag GAAAAAGATCTGTTGAACCGCTACGCGGAGGCAACTGCCGAAAACACCCAACGCCAAAAACAGATGGGATTGGCCAATAATCTGATTTTACAA AATGAAGAAAAAGTGCAGATGGtggcacagcagcaggttcagcttGAAAATGCGCAAAGGTCTGCTGTGGAGGTTGAGAGTCTGCTTAGAGAGATAGATGAAGCAAAGGAGAGGACAATTCACACTGAGACGACCCTGCGAACCTTCAAAAACAGGCTGTCATCTCTGGAGAATCGCAGAGGAGTGGAGCgcattgaagaaaaagaagtacTGCAATACTACCGTGACCCCACACTGGAAAGTGATTTGCTtgacctgaaaaacaaactgcatgaAGAGGTCCTGAGGCGCAGCACTATCCAGACCGAGGTTGATGTGTGCAACAGCAAAATCACTCTTCTTGAAGATAACCGCAAAAACACCCCACCAAAACTGGCGACCAGAGAGGTGACAGAGTTTGAAAAAGATCCCCAGCTGGACATCGAGGCAGTGAAGCTGAGAGATGAAATAGGGAGGATGAGAGATGAAAACCGTGTGAGAGATGGGGAGCAGATTCAGATGAAGACAGAAGTCACAATTCTCCAGCAGAAGAGACCACCCATCAAAGAGAGGGTGGTCAAGAAGGAAGTGGTGAAAGTGGAGAAGGACCCCGAGATGCTGAAGGCAGTGAGAACATTTGAGTTGGAAATTTCTGATGAGTCCAACAGGAGCAAGACCATTAATGATGAGATCTTTCAGACAAGGCATGAGATCAATGCAATGGAGAGGCTGATTCCTAACATCCCACCTAAAGTCGTCACCAAAGAAGTCAAACAGGTCCAACAAGACCCAGAAGTCATCAATGAAACTCGAAGGATCCGCACAAGCTTGGAAGAAGAGCAGCTTGAAAACAGCTCTTTGTCCAAGGTATTGGTGGAACTCCAAAACCGTTATCGAGAAGTTCAAGACTGGAAGCCAAAAGTAGAGGTGAAAGAAATTGTCAATGAGATCTATCAGATAGATCCAAGCACAGAGGTGGAGATAATGCGCCTGCGGAAAGACATCCAAGACTGCAATAAGAGGCGCACTGATCTTGAAAGAGAAGTCATCCAGGTCACCAGCGAGGTGAATATTGTTCGCTCTGAAAAGCCAAAGGTGGAAATGAAGGAAGTTCTCCAAGAGGTgattaaagaagaaagaagcccagaaaatgagagagagatCCATAGGCTGAATGAGCAGGTGAACTATTTGCACACCCGTTATAACTCCCTCCTAGACCAGGTGAGAATCCTCAAAAAAGACAGAGATGAATGGAAGACCGAAAAGTCCAAGATCGAGACCAAACTCGTCCAAAAAGAAGTTATTAAGTACGAGGCTGATCCACTCCAAGAGAAAGAGGCGGACCGCCTGAGAAAAGAGGTGCGAGAGGAGGCGCAGCTGCGCCGCAACACTGAAGAGATGGTGTTTGACCTGCAGAACAGATACATCCAGATGGAAAGACAGAGGCCCGAAGAGAAAGTGGTTGTTCAGGAGGTTTTACGATTGCAGAAGGATCCAAGGCAACTCATGGAGCATGAGAGGCTCAGCAGGAACCTGGATGAAGAGGTAAAGACTCGACGTCAGCTGGAGCTAGAGATACAGCAGCTGAGATCTCGAGTGGAAGACTTACAGAGGACCCTCAGAGAGAGCCAAGAACGTCAGAAAAGGATTCAAGCTGAGTCTGAGCTCAGAGAGATCCGACTACGGATCACACAGCTGGAAAATGCCCCACCTCCTGTTGAGGAAAGCATCATTGTTGAAGAGGTACTGAAGGTTGAGAGGGATCCAAAATTAGAAAGGCTGACAAGTGGTTTGCGGTCAGACTATGACAAGGAGACCAGCAACATTCTGCGCATCGAGAGGGATATCCGTAACCTCATGCTCAAGCTTGACATCCTCCGTAAAGAGAAGTCTGGGGAAAAGACTGTGTACAAAGAGGTTGTCCGTGTTGAGAAAGACCAGGCCGTTGAAGCTGAGAGGGATCGCCTGAGGGATCAAGTCAATCAGAACAAATTTGCCAGACAGGACCTGGAAGATGAAATCAGACGCATGAATGACAAAATCAATCTTCTGTTGAACTCCAAATCCAGCAGCACAAGGGAGGAGACAACCCTCATTTTGAACAGAGATGCCttacagagagagaaggacaaGCTCACTCGAGAGCTCAGAACTCTTGAGACCACAAGACAGGACATCAGCCTCACTTTCCAGCAACAGAGTCGTCTCAACAGTGAACGGTCTCAGATGAGCAGACAGAAGAGCCTCAAAATGGAGTCTGACGTCCAGCGCCTGGAAAGGGACATCTTAGACGAAAAAGACAAGATTCATATGAGAGACAGCACCATTCGTGAGCTTCTGATGTATCTGCAGAAGGAGgagaacacagaaacaagaaCCAAAGAGACCAATGTTTCCACCAAAATTACCATTTTGGATCCCGAAACAGGCAGAGACATGTCTCCCTACGATGCCTACGCACGGGGCCTGATTGATCGTCAGCAGTACATGCAACTGCAGGAGCTGGAGTGTGACTGGGAGGAGATCACCTCAAAGGGACCCGATGGGGAAACATCTGTACTCCAGGATCGTAAAAGTGGAAAACAGTACTCCATCAAAAATGCCCTGAGGGATGGAAGGCTGACCGATTATGATTTACAGCAGTACAGAAAAGGAAAGATTCCCATCTCAGAGTTTGCCCTGTTGGTCGCAGGTGAGAACAAGAAGCAGCCCGTGCCTAACTTAATTACTGCATCCTCCTCAAAACCAGTGAAATCAGCCACAACAAACTCAACCCCTGCGGCGTCAGAGAAATGCCCAGTTGCTGGAATAATGGATACAAACACTGACACCTGCTATACAATACGCAGCGCCGCCCTGCGCAAACTGATCGACCCAACCACCGCACAGAGGCTTTTGGAAGCACAAGCAGCAACAGGCGGTATCATTGACATCCAAAACAGCCAGAAATACCCAGTTAACAAGGCAACAGCGAGAGGCCTGATTGAAGAGAGCCAGCTTCAGAGGCTGCTCAACGCCCAGAAGGCTTTCACTGGAGTCGAAGACCCGGTGACCAGGGAGCGTCTCTCTGTGGGAGAGGCTGTTCAGAAAGGCTGGATGCCAAAGGAATCTGCCAGTCGCTACATGGAAGCCCAGCACCTGACTGGAGGTCTTGTCAATCCAAGCAATGGCGAAAGAATAAGCATCATGGAAGCCATTGGGTCCAAAATGATCGATAGCACAATGATGAGGGAGCTTCAGTCTGAGTCGTCCTACATTAAAGATATTGTGGACCCGATTTCAAAGGAGAGGATCAACTACAAACAAGCTCTGGATCGCTGCAAGAAAGACCCCGTGTCCGGCTTACCAATGCTGCCCGCCTCGTCCAAAGAGCCTGGTTACAACTCAACGTACAACTCCAGTAAATACGCGAGATTCTAA